A portion of the Pseudobacteroides sp. genome contains these proteins:
- a CDS encoding substrate-binding domain-containing protein, producing MNKKRCNIGVVSIYIENYYFGSLLKGIQNIIKQEEGRLFIFNTYMLDKFRMDIKGDEDYYTFSFDHIDSWIILIGVKAEYVNRIIKSGKPVVFVGQRSYCGNCTAVLDDSYNGAKQAVEHLLSHGHKRIAYVGANNIYDMSQRHAAYKKTLEEHGFYDESIVYEVSNPVPNIGKNVALDMLKNGIDFTAIFAANDYLAIGLIEGLKDANIHVPEDIAIIGYDNSDSGKNNVPALSSINQNTFEIGREAVRTVMRLLKGENVGKEVLVISDLVIRESCGCIYKTTDDIITVDVINQKNYMIERLEDVLYKNSDLGTRFFALSISEIIKLIPQITDQYSWFCFGQYTGDKESKYKIITQTVVDNISKSKIDKSIECTLESFPPLELMPYQNLGKNDVVLVVPISTEKKNIGIMSYITKIHEETTLFVYEMHMLMFNLLGIAIDRNLVMTDLKETLDSLKKTQEQLIESEKMVSLGCLVSGVANEINNPIGIGIAVTSELKSNIHKLKDLFEENRIPKTALLNLLEKNNESSEILLSNLQKASNLITKFKQIALDNSIDETRIFKVNDYINDVILSLDLNSRNMDIKVNLKCPEDLYLICNPGDFYRMLTSLILNSIIHGYDEGRGGEISIIFEKTDKSLVMEYKDDGRGIEKEIYDRIFEPFFTFKKDNDGLGLGLYIINNIIKQKLGGTIECESEYNKGTRFIIKLPLSLIAQ from the coding sequence ATGAATAAAAAGAGATGTAATATAGGTGTTGTTTCAATATATATTGAGAATTATTATTTCGGATCTTTGTTAAAGGGCATACAGAACATAATAAAACAAGAAGAAGGAAGACTTTTTATTTTTAACACATATATGCTGGATAAATTTAGGATGGATATAAAAGGTGATGAAGACTATTATACATTTTCATTCGACCATATTGACAGCTGGATCATTCTTATAGGGGTAAAAGCAGAATATGTCAATAGGATTATAAAAAGCGGAAAACCTGTTGTCTTTGTCGGACAACGTTCTTATTGTGGTAACTGTACCGCAGTGCTTGATGATAGCTATAATGGTGCAAAGCAGGCTGTTGAACATCTTCTGTCCCATGGACATAAGAGAATAGCTTATGTAGGGGCTAATAATATCTATGATATGTCTCAAAGACATGCAGCATATAAGAAAACCCTTGAGGAACATGGTTTCTATGATGAAAGTATTGTTTATGAAGTAAGCAATCCTGTGCCGAATATCGGAAAAAATGTGGCTTTAGATATGCTTAAAAATGGGATAGACTTCACAGCTATATTTGCTGCAAATGATTATTTGGCAATTGGGTTGATAGAGGGGTTAAAAGATGCCAATATTCATGTGCCTGAGGACATAGCGATTATCGGTTACGATAACTCGGATAGTGGAAAAAATAATGTGCCTGCTTTAAGCAGTATAAATCAAAATACCTTTGAAATTGGTAGGGAAGCTGTAAGAACGGTAATGAGACTTTTAAAAGGGGAGAATGTGGGAAAAGAAGTGCTTGTAATATCTGATCTTGTTATAAGAGAATCTTGCGGCTGCATATATAAAACAACTGATGATATTATAACAGTTGATGTTATAAATCAAAAAAACTATATGATAGAAAGACTTGAAGATGTATTGTACAAGAACTCGGATCTTGGAACAAGGTTTTTTGCATTGAGTATTAGTGAAATTATAAAGCTGATTCCACAAATAACTGACCAATATAGTTGGTTTTGTTTCGGCCAGTATACAGGGGATAAAGAATCTAAATATAAGATAATAACTCAAACAGTTGTCGATAATATAAGTAAAAGTAAAATTGATAAAAGCATTGAGTGCACATTGGAAAGTTTTCCTCCTTTGGAGCTTATGCCTTATCAAAATTTGGGCAAGAACGATGTAGTATTGGTGGTTCCTATATCCACAGAGAAAAAGAACATAGGTATTATGTCATATATAACTAAAATCCACGAAGAAACCACTCTCTTTGTATATGAAATGCATATGCTGATGTTTAACCTGCTTGGCATTGCTATAGACAGAAATCTTGTAATGACAGATTTGAAGGAAACATTAGATTCACTAAAGAAAACCCAGGAGCAGCTGATAGAATCAGAAAAGATGGTATCTTTGGGATGTCTGGTATCAGGTGTTGCCAATGAGATAAACAATCCTATAGGTATAGGTATTGCTGTCACATCTGAACTAAAAAGCAATATACACAAGTTAAAGGATTTATTTGAGGAAAATAGGATACCTAAGACTGCTTTACTAAATCTTCTGGAAAAAAACAATGAGTCTTCTGAAATACTTCTTTCAAATTTACAGAAAGCCTCAAACCTTATAACAAAATTCAAGCAAATTGCATTGGATAATTCTATTGATGAAACAAGGATTTTTAAAGTTAATGATTATATAAATGATGTCATTTTAAGTCTTGACCTAAACTCAAGAAATATGGATATAAAAGTTAATCTTAAGTGCCCTGAAGATCTTTACCTAATATGCAATCCTGGAGATTTTTACCGGATGCTTACAAGTCTTATTCTAAACTCAATAATTCATGGATACGATGAAGGTAGAGGCGGCGAAATTTCAATAATATTTGAAAAAACCGATAAAAGCCTTGTTATGGAATATAAGGATGATGGACGAGGAATAGAAAAGGAAATCTATGACAGGATTTTCGAGCCGTTTTTTACATTTAAAAAGGACAATGACGGTTTAGGATTGGGATTATATATAATAAACAATATTATAAAGCAAAAGCTTGGCGGAACTATAGAATGCGAAAGCGAGTATAATAAAGGGACAAGATTCATAATAAAACTTCCCCTATCATTGATTGCACAATAG